The Oncorhynchus tshawytscha isolate Ot180627B linkage group LG30, Otsh_v2.0, whole genome shotgun sequence genome includes a region encoding these proteins:
- the LOC112228654 gene encoding zinc finger protein 711 isoform X3, translating to MECRQDKKRMDHGGGVLNFQMQDSKMPHTMIMQDFEAVLVSDVTDEEGIMFEHDLGSEVVEGPDICCSDDPDGIIMTESVLGGEVAIEDVLDSDHHHHVLTTDLIEESDRVPDQVFEIVTEEVMVSNCNSETYVEEQEEIEDSAVTIQEPDDEAGESVSEDYLMISLDDVGEKLDMEDTPLKMGSEVMEDGSKEGDYDSECIKVYIFKAEADDDIGGTEIVAESDFHNGHAVLETGGIGKLSREKMVYMAVKDPSQEDSEINCTEMADEVYMEVIVGEEDAPAIQDSLDDSSHNKTFGTVAWAAAYGNSLDSRLENKTNTGTHYLKISDSLSTSRALKQKIKKKKKGETRQCQTAVIIGPDGQPLTVYPCHICGKKFRSRGFLKIHMKNHPDHIFKKKYQCTDCDFTTNKKVNFHNHLEGHKLIVKSDRVPEFTEVTRRYCVESPLSSNKLILRDQEPKLHHCKYCDYETAEQGLLNRHLLAVHSKSFAHVCVECAKGFRHPSELKKHMRTHTGEKPYHCQHCEFCCADQSNLKTHIKSKHGAELPFKCGHCPQAFSDERELQKHMEIFQGHKTHQCPHCEHKSTNSSDLKRHIISVHTKDFPHKCDVCEKGFHRPSELKKHTETHKGARLHQCRHCDFKTPDPFILSRHILSVHTKDLPFKCKRCRRGFRHQLELKKHMKTHSGRKVYQCQYCEYSSSDASGFKRHVISIHTKDYPHRCDYCTKGFRRPSEKSQHIARHHKDVLM from the exons ATGGAGTG CAGACAGGATAAAAAGAGAATGGACCACGGTGGAGGGGTCTTGAACTTTCAGATGCAAGACTCAAAGATGCCACACACAATGATAATGCAGGATTTTG AGGCGGTGCTGGTGTCAGATGTGACTGACGAGGAGGGAATCATGTTTGAGCATGACCTGGGGTCAGAGGTTGTAGAGGGGCCAGACATCTGCTGCAGCGACGATCCTGACGGCATAATCATGACTGAGTCGGTCCTGGGGGGCGAGGTCGCCATTGAGGACGTGCTGGATtctgaccaccatcaccatgtGCTGACAACAGATCTCATAGAGGAATCTGATAGGGTTCCTGACCAGGTGTTTGAAATTGTCACTGAGGAGGTCATGGTCTCCAACTGCAACTCAGAGACGTATGtggaagagcaggaggagattGAAGACTCTGCAGTCACCATCCAGGAGCCGGACGACGAGGCTGGAGAGAGCGTCTCCGAGGACTACCTGATGATCTCCT TGGACGATGTTGGGGAGAAGTTGGACATGGAGGACACGCCCCTGAAGATGGGTTCTGAGGTGATGGAGGATGGCTCCAAAGAGGGTGACTATGACTCTGAGTGCATCAAAGTCTACATCTTCAAGGCAGAGGCTGATGATGATATAG GTGGCACAGAGATTGTAGCTGAGAGCGACTTCCACAACGGTCACGCAGTGCTGGAGACTGGGGGCATTGGCAAGCTGTCTCGAGAGAAGATGGTCTACATGGCAGTGAAAGACCCATCGCAGGAGGATTCAGAGATCA ACTGCACTGAGATGGCAGATGAGGTGTACATGGAGGTGATAGTGGGAGAGGAGGATgcccctgccatccaggactcaCTGGATGACTCCAGCCACAATAAGACCTTCGGCACTGTAGCCTGGGCTGCAGCTTATG GTAACAGTCTGGACTCCAGGCTGGAGAACAAGACCAACACAGGGACACATTACCTGAAGATCAGCGACAGCCTGAGTACAAGTAGAGCTCTCAAACAGAAGatcaagaaaaagaaaaagggagagacaCGTCAGTGTCAGACAG CTGTGATCATTGGTCCAGAtggccagcctctgactgtgtaCCCCTGCCACATCTGCGGGAAGAAGTTCAGATCGCGAGGCTTCCTGAAGATCCACATGAAGAACCACCCCGACCACATCTTCAAGAAGAAGTACCAGTGCACAGACTGCGATTTCACCACCAACAAGAAGGTCAACTTCCACAACCACCTGGAGGGCCATAAACTCATAGTGAAGAGTGACCGGGTCCCAGAGTTCACGGAGGTCACGAGGCGTTACTGTGTGGAGAGCCCACTCAGCTCCAATAAGCTCATCCTACGTGACCAGGAGCCCAAGCTGCACCACTGTAAGTACTGTGACTATGAGACAGCCGAGCAGGGCCTTCTCAACCGCCACTTGCTGGCTGTCCACAGCAAGAGCTTTGCccatgtgtgtgtggagtgtgctAAAGGTTTCCGCCACCCCTCTGAGCTCAAAAAGCACATGAGGACCCACACGGGTGAGAAGCCCTACCACTGCCAGCACTGTGAGTTCTGCTGTGCCGATCAGTCTAACCTGAAGACCCATATAAAGAGCAAGCACGGAGCGGAGCTGCCCTTCAAGTGTGGCCACTGTCCCCAGGCCTTCTCTGACGAGCGGGAGCTGCAGAAGCACATGGAGATATTCCAGGGCCACAAGACGCACCAATGTCCGCACTGCGAGCATAAGAGCACCAACTCCAGCGACCTGAAGCGCCACATCATCTCCGTGCACACCAAGGACTTCCCTCACAAGTGTGACGTGTGTGAGAAGGGCTTCCACCGGCCCTCTGAGCTGAAAAAACACACAGAGACTCACAAAGGTGCCAGGCTGCACCAATGCCGCCACTGTGACTTTAAGACCCCAGACCCCTTCATACTCAGTCGCCACATCCTGTCCGTCCACACCAAAGACTTGCCCTTCAAGTGCAAGCGCTGCAGACGGGGCTTCAGGCATCAGCTGGAACTGAAGAAGCACATGAAGACCCACAGTGGTCGGAAAGTGTACCAGTGCCAGTACTGTGAGTACAGCTCCTCGGACGCTTCAGGTTTCAAACGGCACGTCATATCCATCCACACCAAGGACTATCCCCACCGCTGTGACTACTGCACTAAAGGCTTCCGTAGGCCCTCTGAAAAGAGCCAGCACATTGCGCGGCATCACAAGGATGTTTTAATGTAA
- the LOC112228654 gene encoding zinc finger protein 711 isoform X2: protein MDHGGGVLNFQMQDSKMPHTMIMQDFGMAHIDGDHIVVSVPEAVLVSDVTDEEGIMFEHDLGSEVVEGPDICCSDDPDGIIMTESVLGGEVAIEDVLDSDHHHHVLTTDLIEESDRVPDQVFEIVTEEVMVSNCNSETYVEEQEEIEDSAVTIQEPDDEAGESVSEDYLMISLDDVGEKLDMEDTPLKMGSEVMEDGSKEGDYDSECIKVYIFKAEADDDIGGTEIVAESDFHNGHAVLETGGIGKLSREKMVYMAVKDPSQEDSEINCTEMADEVYMEVIVGEEDAPAIQDSLDDSSHNKTFGTVAWAAAYGNSLDSRLENKTNTGTHYLKISDSLSTSRALKQKIKKKKKGETRQCQTAVIIGPDGQPLTVYPCHICGKKFRSRGFLKIHMKNHPDHIFKKKYQCTDCDFTTNKKVNFHNHLEGHKLIVKSDRVPEFTEVTRRYCVESPLSSNKLILRDQEPKLHHCKYCDYETAEQGLLNRHLLAVHSKSFAHVCVECAKGFRHPSELKKHMRTHTGEKPYHCQHCEFCCADQSNLKTHIKSKHGAELPFKCGHCPQAFSDERELQKHMEIFQGHKTHQCPHCEHKSTNSSDLKRHIISVHTKDFPHKCDVCEKGFHRPSELKKHTETHKGARLHQCRHCDFKTPDPFILSRHILSVHTKDLPFKCKRCRRGFRHQLELKKHMKTHSGRKVYQCQYCEYSSSDASGFKRHVISIHTKDYPHRCDYCTKGFRRPSEKSQHIARHHKDVLM, encoded by the exons ATGGACCACGGTGGAGGGGTCTTGAACTTTCAGATGCAAGACTCAAAGATGCCACACACAATGATAATGCAGGATTTTG GTATGGCCCACATTGACGGTGATCACATTGTGGTTTCTGTGCCAGAGGCGGTGCTGGTGTCAGATGTGACTGACGAGGAGGGAATCATGTTTGAGCATGACCTGGGGTCAGAGGTTGTAGAGGGGCCAGACATCTGCTGCAGCGACGATCCTGACGGCATAATCATGACTGAGTCGGTCCTGGGGGGCGAGGTCGCCATTGAGGACGTGCTGGATtctgaccaccatcaccatgtGCTGACAACAGATCTCATAGAGGAATCTGATAGGGTTCCTGACCAGGTGTTTGAAATTGTCACTGAGGAGGTCATGGTCTCCAACTGCAACTCAGAGACGTATGtggaagagcaggaggagattGAAGACTCTGCAGTCACCATCCAGGAGCCGGACGACGAGGCTGGAGAGAGCGTCTCCGAGGACTACCTGATGATCTCCT TGGACGATGTTGGGGAGAAGTTGGACATGGAGGACACGCCCCTGAAGATGGGTTCTGAGGTGATGGAGGATGGCTCCAAAGAGGGTGACTATGACTCTGAGTGCATCAAAGTCTACATCTTCAAGGCAGAGGCTGATGATGATATAG GTGGCACAGAGATTGTAGCTGAGAGCGACTTCCACAACGGTCACGCAGTGCTGGAGACTGGGGGCATTGGCAAGCTGTCTCGAGAGAAGATGGTCTACATGGCAGTGAAAGACCCATCGCAGGAGGATTCAGAGATCA ACTGCACTGAGATGGCAGATGAGGTGTACATGGAGGTGATAGTGGGAGAGGAGGATgcccctgccatccaggactcaCTGGATGACTCCAGCCACAATAAGACCTTCGGCACTGTAGCCTGGGCTGCAGCTTATG GTAACAGTCTGGACTCCAGGCTGGAGAACAAGACCAACACAGGGACACATTACCTGAAGATCAGCGACAGCCTGAGTACAAGTAGAGCTCTCAAACAGAAGatcaagaaaaagaaaaagggagagacaCGTCAGTGTCAGACAG CTGTGATCATTGGTCCAGAtggccagcctctgactgtgtaCCCCTGCCACATCTGCGGGAAGAAGTTCAGATCGCGAGGCTTCCTGAAGATCCACATGAAGAACCACCCCGACCACATCTTCAAGAAGAAGTACCAGTGCACAGACTGCGATTTCACCACCAACAAGAAGGTCAACTTCCACAACCACCTGGAGGGCCATAAACTCATAGTGAAGAGTGACCGGGTCCCAGAGTTCACGGAGGTCACGAGGCGTTACTGTGTGGAGAGCCCACTCAGCTCCAATAAGCTCATCCTACGTGACCAGGAGCCCAAGCTGCACCACTGTAAGTACTGTGACTATGAGACAGCCGAGCAGGGCCTTCTCAACCGCCACTTGCTGGCTGTCCACAGCAAGAGCTTTGCccatgtgtgtgtggagtgtgctAAAGGTTTCCGCCACCCCTCTGAGCTCAAAAAGCACATGAGGACCCACACGGGTGAGAAGCCCTACCACTGCCAGCACTGTGAGTTCTGCTGTGCCGATCAGTCTAACCTGAAGACCCATATAAAGAGCAAGCACGGAGCGGAGCTGCCCTTCAAGTGTGGCCACTGTCCCCAGGCCTTCTCTGACGAGCGGGAGCTGCAGAAGCACATGGAGATATTCCAGGGCCACAAGACGCACCAATGTCCGCACTGCGAGCATAAGAGCACCAACTCCAGCGACCTGAAGCGCCACATCATCTCCGTGCACACCAAGGACTTCCCTCACAAGTGTGACGTGTGTGAGAAGGGCTTCCACCGGCCCTCTGAGCTGAAAAAACACACAGAGACTCACAAAGGTGCCAGGCTGCACCAATGCCGCCACTGTGACTTTAAGACCCCAGACCCCTTCATACTCAGTCGCCACATCCTGTCCGTCCACACCAAAGACTTGCCCTTCAAGTGCAAGCGCTGCAGACGGGGCTTCAGGCATCAGCTGGAACTGAAGAAGCACATGAAGACCCACAGTGGTCGGAAAGTGTACCAGTGCCAGTACTGTGAGTACAGCTCCTCGGACGCTTCAGGTTTCAAACGGCACGTCATATCCATCCACACCAAGGACTATCCCCACCGCTGTGACTACTGCACTAAAGGCTTCCGTAGGCCCTCTGAAAAGAGCCAGCACATTGCGCGGCATCACAAGGATGTTTTAATGTAA
- the LOC112228654 gene encoding zinc finger protein 711 isoform X1, translating into MECRQDKKRMDHGGGVLNFQMQDSKMPHTMIMQDFGMAHIDGDHIVVSVPEAVLVSDVTDEEGIMFEHDLGSEVVEGPDICCSDDPDGIIMTESVLGGEVAIEDVLDSDHHHHVLTTDLIEESDRVPDQVFEIVTEEVMVSNCNSETYVEEQEEIEDSAVTIQEPDDEAGESVSEDYLMISLDDVGEKLDMEDTPLKMGSEVMEDGSKEGDYDSECIKVYIFKAEADDDIGGTEIVAESDFHNGHAVLETGGIGKLSREKMVYMAVKDPSQEDSEINCTEMADEVYMEVIVGEEDAPAIQDSLDDSSHNKTFGTVAWAAAYGNSLDSRLENKTNTGTHYLKISDSLSTSRALKQKIKKKKKGETRQCQTAVIIGPDGQPLTVYPCHICGKKFRSRGFLKIHMKNHPDHIFKKKYQCTDCDFTTNKKVNFHNHLEGHKLIVKSDRVPEFTEVTRRYCVESPLSSNKLILRDQEPKLHHCKYCDYETAEQGLLNRHLLAVHSKSFAHVCVECAKGFRHPSELKKHMRTHTGEKPYHCQHCEFCCADQSNLKTHIKSKHGAELPFKCGHCPQAFSDERELQKHMEIFQGHKTHQCPHCEHKSTNSSDLKRHIISVHTKDFPHKCDVCEKGFHRPSELKKHTETHKGARLHQCRHCDFKTPDPFILSRHILSVHTKDLPFKCKRCRRGFRHQLELKKHMKTHSGRKVYQCQYCEYSSSDASGFKRHVISIHTKDYPHRCDYCTKGFRRPSEKSQHIARHHKDVLM; encoded by the exons ATGGAGTG CAGACAGGATAAAAAGAGAATGGACCACGGTGGAGGGGTCTTGAACTTTCAGATGCAAGACTCAAAGATGCCACACACAATGATAATGCAGGATTTTG GTATGGCCCACATTGACGGTGATCACATTGTGGTTTCTGTGCCAGAGGCGGTGCTGGTGTCAGATGTGACTGACGAGGAGGGAATCATGTTTGAGCATGACCTGGGGTCAGAGGTTGTAGAGGGGCCAGACATCTGCTGCAGCGACGATCCTGACGGCATAATCATGACTGAGTCGGTCCTGGGGGGCGAGGTCGCCATTGAGGACGTGCTGGATtctgaccaccatcaccatgtGCTGACAACAGATCTCATAGAGGAATCTGATAGGGTTCCTGACCAGGTGTTTGAAATTGTCACTGAGGAGGTCATGGTCTCCAACTGCAACTCAGAGACGTATGtggaagagcaggaggagattGAAGACTCTGCAGTCACCATCCAGGAGCCGGACGACGAGGCTGGAGAGAGCGTCTCCGAGGACTACCTGATGATCTCCT TGGACGATGTTGGGGAGAAGTTGGACATGGAGGACACGCCCCTGAAGATGGGTTCTGAGGTGATGGAGGATGGCTCCAAAGAGGGTGACTATGACTCTGAGTGCATCAAAGTCTACATCTTCAAGGCAGAGGCTGATGATGATATAG GTGGCACAGAGATTGTAGCTGAGAGCGACTTCCACAACGGTCACGCAGTGCTGGAGACTGGGGGCATTGGCAAGCTGTCTCGAGAGAAGATGGTCTACATGGCAGTGAAAGACCCATCGCAGGAGGATTCAGAGATCA ACTGCACTGAGATGGCAGATGAGGTGTACATGGAGGTGATAGTGGGAGAGGAGGATgcccctgccatccaggactcaCTGGATGACTCCAGCCACAATAAGACCTTCGGCACTGTAGCCTGGGCTGCAGCTTATG GTAACAGTCTGGACTCCAGGCTGGAGAACAAGACCAACACAGGGACACATTACCTGAAGATCAGCGACAGCCTGAGTACAAGTAGAGCTCTCAAACAGAAGatcaagaaaaagaaaaagggagagacaCGTCAGTGTCAGACAG CTGTGATCATTGGTCCAGAtggccagcctctgactgtgtaCCCCTGCCACATCTGCGGGAAGAAGTTCAGATCGCGAGGCTTCCTGAAGATCCACATGAAGAACCACCCCGACCACATCTTCAAGAAGAAGTACCAGTGCACAGACTGCGATTTCACCACCAACAAGAAGGTCAACTTCCACAACCACCTGGAGGGCCATAAACTCATAGTGAAGAGTGACCGGGTCCCAGAGTTCACGGAGGTCACGAGGCGTTACTGTGTGGAGAGCCCACTCAGCTCCAATAAGCTCATCCTACGTGACCAGGAGCCCAAGCTGCACCACTGTAAGTACTGTGACTATGAGACAGCCGAGCAGGGCCTTCTCAACCGCCACTTGCTGGCTGTCCACAGCAAGAGCTTTGCccatgtgtgtgtggagtgtgctAAAGGTTTCCGCCACCCCTCTGAGCTCAAAAAGCACATGAGGACCCACACGGGTGAGAAGCCCTACCACTGCCAGCACTGTGAGTTCTGCTGTGCCGATCAGTCTAACCTGAAGACCCATATAAAGAGCAAGCACGGAGCGGAGCTGCCCTTCAAGTGTGGCCACTGTCCCCAGGCCTTCTCTGACGAGCGGGAGCTGCAGAAGCACATGGAGATATTCCAGGGCCACAAGACGCACCAATGTCCGCACTGCGAGCATAAGAGCACCAACTCCAGCGACCTGAAGCGCCACATCATCTCCGTGCACACCAAGGACTTCCCTCACAAGTGTGACGTGTGTGAGAAGGGCTTCCACCGGCCCTCTGAGCTGAAAAAACACACAGAGACTCACAAAGGTGCCAGGCTGCACCAATGCCGCCACTGTGACTTTAAGACCCCAGACCCCTTCATACTCAGTCGCCACATCCTGTCCGTCCACACCAAAGACTTGCCCTTCAAGTGCAAGCGCTGCAGACGGGGCTTCAGGCATCAGCTGGAACTGAAGAAGCACATGAAGACCCACAGTGGTCGGAAAGTGTACCAGTGCCAGTACTGTGAGTACAGCTCCTCGGACGCTTCAGGTTTCAAACGGCACGTCATATCCATCCACACCAAGGACTATCCCCACCGCTGTGACTACTGCACTAAAGGCTTCCGTAGGCCCTCTGAAAAGAGCCAGCACATTGCGCGGCATCACAAGGATGTTTTAATGTAA
- the LOC112228657 gene encoding uncharacterized protein LOC112228657, with protein MKGYSLLCLIFLPPVTVIGQTTPDPSCVTVNDFEVCTGAAYPCNVEKSKCYCKDKKPFCRCNNYIDKWYIGEKCDFEWTILNFALVSSLPGLALAVIVGVMVQCVHYLRKPAKKQKDRTTGYTNYAMSPTTYYENNQDDMFSNTVFASDMPNRPKPPSVQPTQERSPISNLPNRPYSLQPNGMRPTLDRLSLTNPTSQPYNYATGMTQPLGNPHPKSPSPRNPYEDRAPPPDCYDDQHMRPTQPPPGHKGMMREGMSGYPAPSSPAPLYSAPEYNPSSQFPRAQIGRHY; from the exons ATGAAGGGCTATAGTTTGCTGTGTTTAATATTTCTGCCCCCTGTCACAGTTATTGGACAAACGACACCAGATC CAAGTTGTGTAACAGTAAATGACTTTGAAGTGTGCACAGGAGCTGCATATCCATGCAATGTTGAGAAAAGCAAATGCTACTGTAAGGACAAGAAACCTTTCTGTAG GTGTAACAACTACATAGACAAGTGGTACATAGGGGAGAAGTGTGACTTTGAGTGGACCATATTGAACTTTGCCCTGGTATCATCTCTACCAGGACTGGCCCTGGCTGTTATTGTTGGTGTGATGGTCCAGTGTGTCCATTACTTAAGGAAACCAGCAAAGAAACAAAAGGATCGGACAACGGG TTACACAAACTATGCAATGTCACCGACAACATATTATGAAAATAACCAAGATGACATGTTCTCCAACACAGTGTTTGCCTCAGACATGCCG AATCGGCCAAAGCCTCCCAGTGTCCAGCCCACCCAGGAGAGGTCTCCCATATCCAACTTACCCAACCGCCCTTACAG CCTTCAACCAAACGGCATGCGGCCCACTTTAGACAGATTGTCTTTGACCAACCCTACAAGCCAGCCATACAA CTACGCTACAGGTATGACGCAGCCCTTGGGTAACCCCCATCCCAAGTCTCCATCGCCAAGGAACCCGTATGAAGACAGAGCTCCACCTCCAGACTGTTATGATGACCAGCACATGAGACCAACACAGCCCCCACCAGGACACAAAGGCATGATG AGAGAAGGCATGTCTGGGTATCCTGCGCCCAGTTCACCTGCTCCCCTCTATTCGGCACCGGAGTACAACCCCAGTTCCCAGTTTCCCAGAGCCCAGATAGGGAGACACTACTGA
- the LOC112228655 gene encoding SLAIN motif-containing protein-like: MEQNIAALELVEVRKLHELVRRLEIQNESLTERRRNINTKNQAFSGVLISCPTSLEENLNCCDLPDPEPSEVNGGDGISPPPLESPRDTLVRQDGHVYDGCYTHLPHSDMLEETHRQGCMGSEELVVRDTEKRAEHSSLELVDLLDLEECCEVENEVSWLYESPKKVASAERRDESPIKWCRQVLDNPSPETEVACRTLINILDQKTRWSSIFSSRYHRRPVAFPDTGHRCMGSPSPRYQRSTDRSQQTNKPNSSDGNDAILPPSMDENEPSFSDDSITMGYRLQDLTDVQIMARMQEESLRQDYASIPAAPTPFRGPGASMLSPSNYSYSDLEFDKYSLEDTVAYTPPPSQLPHYRRSPLGQSLRAIAQPGYSSLLPRPPSQVTTQSKLFKIAKSREGLRSSMSNQDSPPRTSLRSLQAVRNSRNLEANGQLLTDHPTSRLTYPVAGSTRSPPGESSVRLRSGGRSSSVSAKTLNSSDPPATGAARQSLRESFQALSIRGLPRAQSLIPSGLRIPCPSKDFSVGGYLSSHVYASPERSTTMAWGRLGQPANTHR, encoded by the exons ATGGAGCAGAACATTGCTGCACTGGAGCTGGTAGAAGTTCGAAAGTTACATGAATTAGTGCGGAGACTAGAAATTCAAAATGAATCTCTAACGGAGAGGCGAAGAAATATCAACACCAAAAACCAGGCTTTCTCTGGTGTGCTTATCAGCTGTCCCACTTCACTGGAGGAAAATCTAAATTGCTGTGATTTGCCAGACCCTGAACCATCAGAGGTCAACGGTGGGGATGGTATATCTCCACCTCCTCTTGAAAGCCCCAGAGATACACTAGTGAGGCAGGATGGACACGTATATGATGGCTGTTATACACACTTGCCCCACAGTGACATGCTGGAGGAGACACACAGGCAGGGATGCATGGGGTCAGAGGAGCTGGTGGTCagggacacagagaagagagcagagcacTCTTCTCTGGAGCTAGTGGACCTCCTGGACCTAGAAGAGTGTTGTGAGGTGGAGAATGAAGTGAGCTG GTTATATGAGTCACCCAAGAAAGTGGCATCTGCTGAGAGACGTGATGAGTCCCCTATAAAGTGGTGCAGACAGGTCCTGGACAACCCCAGCCCTGAAACAGAGGTGGCATGTCGCACATTAATTAATATCCTGGACCAAA AGACGAGATGGAGTAGTATCTTTAGCAGTCGCTACCACAGACGTCCTGTAGCCTTCCCTGACACTGGCCATCGCTGCATGGGCTCACCTTCCCCTCGGTACCAGAGATCAACTGACAGAAGTCAACAAACCAACAAACCTAACAGCTCAG ATGGCAATGATGCCATTTTACCACCATCAATGGACGAGAATGAGCCGAGTTTCTCAGATGACTCCATCACCATGGGCTACAGGCTGCAGGACCTCACTGATGTCCAGATCATGGCTCGCATGCAGGAAGAGA GTTTACGACAGGACTATGCCTCCATCCCTGCTGCCCCCACACCGTTCAGGGGTCCTGGTGCATCCATGCTGTCACCTTCTAATTATAGCTACAGTGATCTGGAGTTCGACAAGTATAGCCTGGAGGACACAGTCGCATACACACCGCCTCCCAGCCAGCTGCCCCACTACCGCCGTTCCCCATTGGGCCAGTCACTCAGAGCCATAGCCCAGCCTGGTTACAGCAGCCTGCTGCCAAGGCCTCCCAGTCAAGTGACCACTCAATCTAAGCTGTTTAAGATTGCAAAGAGCAGAG AGGGTCTGAGAAGCAGCATGTCCAACCAGGATTCACCTCCTCGCACCAGCCTTCGCTCTCTCCAGGCAGTCAGGAACAGCCGCAACCTGGAGGCCAACGGCCAGCTCCTTACAGACCACCCCACCTCCCGCCTCACCTACCCTGTAGCAGGTTCAACCAGATCTCCACCAG GTGAGTCTTCAGTCAGGCTTAGGAGTGGTGGCCGATCTTCATCCGTTTCTGCCAAAACCTTGAACTCCAGTGACCCCCCTGCAACTGGAGCAGCACGGCAGTCCCTGAGAGAATCATTTCAGGCCTTGTCTATTAGAGGGCTGCCGAGAGCCCAGTCCCTCATCCCCTCTGGTTTGAGGATCCCCTGTCCCAGTAAGGACTTTTCAGTTGGAGGGTACCTATCAAGTCATGTCTATGCCTCCCCTGAGAGGTCGACTACCATGGCTTGGGGCAGACTGGGGCAGCCTGCCAATACCCATAGGTAA